In Flavobacterium sp. GSB-24, the genomic window ATAAACTGTTTTGGATCGTAATATTTACAGTTCCAACTTTAATGTCTGGGTAACCTGGCCCTGGATTGTACATGTGTCTGTAGATTGACATATTTTCGTCTAATCCCCAAGTTGCAGAAACGTGGTCGATCATGATATTACCAACTGGATTTCCTCCAATAGCATCATCACGACGGCCTACAAAAGTTTCTCCACGACGGAAACGTACGTGTCTTATAATTACGTCATGTGTATCAATCCAAGTTGATTCTCCAGCAATACAAACACCATCGCCAGGAGCCGTTTGTCCTGCAATTGTAATGTAAGGCGCACGAATAATCAACGGACTTTTTAATCTTATAATTCCAGCAACATTAAATACCACTATTCTCGCTCCTCCTTGCTCGCAGGCTTCACGCAAAGTTCCTGGTCCGCGGTCTTCAAGACTAGTTACCGTGTAAACTTTTCCACCACGACCTCCAAATGTGTACATTCCGCCACCCTCAGCACCTGGGAAAGCAGGAATTTCTGCCTGAGGTAAATCTGTTGGTCTTGCTGCCCACGGAATATACGGTTTACCATGTTTTGCTTCTTCTTCAATAACAACTAAAGCTTTCTGCCAAGCTTCATCAGAAAGTCTTTGAGCTTCTTCTTTAATTGCTTTTTCCTGTGCCTGAACTTCTGGACTTATCTTTGGATATTGAGCAAAACATTTTGCACTTCCTAAAAAAAGCAGAGATGATGCGATAAATAATGCGGAATTTTTCATGTTAATTTCTAGTTGTGGTAATTCTTTTTAAACAAATCACCTGTATCTTTTGACGAATACAGGTGAAAAGTTTTATATGATAATTCTTTTTTGATATTATAATTTATTCTTGATAATTATATGTTCCTTGTCCTCCAAAATTATCGTTCCAACCAATCGTTTGTAACAACCAAGGGTTTGAAGTTAGAGCTGTTGTATTAAGACCATTAATATAATAATTTGGATTAAATTTAATATTAACAGCTGCCCCATTAAAATTATCCATCGGCGTAATTAGTGGCGTGCGGATAAAGTTTGCATTGTAAAATGCTGCTAAAGTTGTTAATTGTGCTCCAAAATTTGCCGCATCTGGATCTGCTACTACACTTGCACGAGCAGCAGCTAAAGGATCTGTAGTTGCAGAAGTTGTTGCAACTCTGTACTGCAAAAAGTTACCCGTACGTTTAGTTCCGTTAATTGGAGTCAAACCTAATTTACTCACTGTACCTCCTGTAACTCCTGGCAGAGCTTCATTATCATATAACATCCATCTTTGAACATCCCAGAAACGTTTTCCTTCGTACGCCAATTCTACTCTTCTTTCATATAAAACAGCTTCAATTGCTTGATACTTATCAGATAATGTTCCAATACCATAATTGTTTGCAGAAGGAATACCAACACGATTTCTAATTCTTCCTAAATAAGTTAAAGTACTGTTAGTCTGTCCTAAAGCTGCATAACATTCTGCAATATTCAATAATAGCTCTGCATAACGATATTCAAAAATATCCGTTCCCGAATATTGGAAGTTGGTTTCTTTACTAGCATTAATATTAGTCATTTTTCTAACGAAAGCTGGACTAGAGATTGCAGTGTTTCCATCTGAAAAACCTGCTTTATTTGAACCATCTACCCAACGGTAAGCCCAAAGAACGCTGTTAGGAGTTTCTTTACTTCCCCATTTTGAACCAGAGAAAGCAAAAGTTCTGTAAAATCTTGGATCTCTGTTCAGGAAGAAAGTAAAATCGTTATAACCATTTGCTGCAGTTGGCCTACTACCATCTGCCATCGGAAATAAATCTATCATTTCTTTTGGAGCAGCAACTCCTCCTCCTGTACCGCCTAAACTCAATAAACGAATTCCTTTTTCCCATGAATTATTAATGGCTTGAGAAAGATTACCAGTTCCGCAAAGCTGCACTGTAATTGCTTCTGAGCAAAAAGCATTGTCAATTAAAAACATTTGTTCCCATTGTTTTGCATTACTTCCGTATAATCCGTAACCGTCTGCAGTCAATTGAGCTTCTGCTTCTAATCCAGCTTTTAAAGCTGCTTCCCAACGCTCATTTGAACCATCCCAATTTTTATTAAACAGAGGACTCGCAAATGTTAACAATACTCTTGCTTTTTGTGCCATAGCTGCTCCTCTTGTAAATCGTCCATAAGCACCTGATGCCCAATTCCCAGGTAATAAACTTGCTGCCATATCTAAATCTTTTACGATTTGAGCTACAACTTCAGAAACTTTTGCTCTCGGAAGCTGAATCGATGGATCATCAGCTGCTGCTTCCTGAACAGTCGTAACAATTGGTACACCACCATATACGCGCATTAAATCAAAATACTGCATCGCACGCATATAGTACATTTGTCCTTTTGCCTGATCACGAAATGTTTTATCCAAATTTGAACCTTTTACATCAACTTCTTCTATAAAAGCGTTGCATTCTCTAATTCTATTATAAGGATGGTTATTAATGCTTGTTGTTAATTTTGCTCCGTAATAGCCACTTCCATCAGCGGAGTTTACAAGGGTTTTATTAGGATTAATAAAATCTTGTGTACCTCCTAGTTCCTCTGTCAATCTTGAGTTGGCATCTGTATAAGAACCAATAATTGTAGAAGTTGGTGATTTATAAGCATTGTAAAAATCATAATATTGATTATCTACATAGGCTTGTGCACGCTCTTGAGTTTGGTAGAACGTATCATCATAAAAGCCATAACCTTTCTTATCTTTTAGAAAATCATCACTACAAGAAACCGCACTTGCAGCAAGTAATAATGATAGTGTTATATATTTAAATGGTGTTTTCATAGTTTCTTTTTAATTTTGATTAGAATGATACGTTAAAATTAAGCGACCAAGTTCTAAGTGTAGGATAATTTACTGAAGAATTATCATACATATTTCTATAATGATCTGGATAAGGATTGTATAAATCCCAAAGATTATTACCTGTTATACCCAATGTTATAGCTGCAATTTTCGTGTCTGCAAAAACTTTCTTTGGTATATCGTAATTAACACTTAAGTTTCTAACAAAACAACGGAAAGTATTTAGCTGCCAGAAGTCTGATGGACTAGACATATACGTCCATTGTGCTACATTCGGATATTTACCATTTGGATTGTCCTCACCATACATATCTCTCCAGAAACTCTCACGAGACCACATATTATTTGCAGATGATGTACCTTGATTTACTAAATCTACAAAATTAGCTCCTCCCCAAGATGTTGCAATTTGGGCTCTCAAAGAAAATCCCTCATATTTAAATCCTAAGTTTGTTGTAAAACCATAAGTTCTGCTGCTATTTGCTAATTTCACATAATCATTCTCTTTCATGATTTGTCCATCTGCTGGTGCTAAAGTTCCATCAGGATTAAGCTGACCTGCAACATCTTGATAAGCCAAAGATCCTTTTCTCATTCCTGCAGCAGAATTGATATCAAAATATCTTGGTACTCCTCCAGCCGCAGTAGCACGTTCAGTTAAGTAAGCCCAGTAATTTGCAATATCTTCGTCTGTACGCAAAATACCGTCTCCTGTTGATGTCCCTTTCCAAACTGCAAATCCCCACACTGGATTAAATGATGAATATCCCACTCGCGAAGTATTACTAGATGGAAGAACATTTCCTTGATCAGGGAATTTTTTGATTTCATTGTTATTGTAACTAAAGTTGATCCCAATATTGTAACTCAAAT contains:
- a CDS encoding RagB/SusD family nutrient uptake outer membrane protein, translating into MKTPFKYITLSLLLAASAVSCSDDFLKDKKGYGFYDDTFYQTQERAQAYVDNQYYDFYNAYKSPTSTIIGSYTDANSRLTEELGGTQDFINPNKTLVNSADGSGYYGAKLTTSINNHPYNRIRECNAFIEEVDVKGSNLDKTFRDQAKGQMYYMRAMQYFDLMRVYGGVPIVTTVQEAAADDPSIQLPRAKVSEVVAQIVKDLDMAASLLPGNWASGAYGRFTRGAAMAQKARVLLTFASPLFNKNWDGSNERWEAALKAGLEAEAQLTADGYGLYGSNAKQWEQMFLIDNAFCSEAITVQLCGTGNLSQAINNSWEKGIRLLSLGGTGGGVAAPKEMIDLFPMADGSRPTAANGYNDFTFFLNRDPRFYRTFAFSGSKWGSKETPNSVLWAYRWVDGSNKAGFSDGNTAISSPAFVRKMTNINASKETNFQYSGTDIFEYRYAELLLNIAECYAALGQTNSTLTYLGRIRNRVGIPSANNYGIGTLSDKYQAIEAVLYERRVELAYEGKRFWDVQRWMLYDNEALPGVTGGTVSKLGLTPINGTKRTGNFLQYRVATTSATTDPLAAARASVVADPDAANFGAQLTTLAAFYNANFIRTPLITPMDNFNGAAVNIKFNPNYYINGLNTTALTSNPWLLQTIGWNDNFGGQGTYNYQE